TGCGCAAAATCGCCGATTTATTTTATGGTCGAGGCAAGGATGACTTTGAGACGACTGAATCATTTGTACTTTTGTCTCGTGGTTGGACTACAGCTGGTTTTTTACCAAGAAAACCGAAACGAATTATTAACATAATTCATCAGCTTATTTGTTGGAGTTGTATACTTAGCTGTCCTTATCTCTTTTTTTCTGGAGTGGCAAAAACTATGAGCTCTTTACCGATAACAATCGTACTTTCGCATTTTGGTGTCGCTATTAATAGTATTGTATTTCCTTTGAAAGCTGTTTATATTAAAGCCAATATCGATCATTTGCATGACACCGGAAAGATTTTTAAGGCTTTGGATAGACGTTACCAGAGACCGCAAGATCAGATGCAAATCAGAAACTCGGTTAAGATTTGCACACagatatttgttattttttgcattGTCTATTGGTTGTACGGTACATCAAGCTGGTTGGTAGCGCTTTGCATACATGAATATCCTCATGGCAATTATTTGCCGTTCGTTGATTGGCTGCCAGAATCAAATTTGAGATTTTGGCTTCACTTCATCTTTGAGGTAGCCCTCCTATATGAATTGCTGCAAATGAGTTTGACAATGGACTCATTTCCAGCTTTATATATACGTTCTATTCGCACGCATATCAATCTCTTGACAGATCGTGTGAGTCGTTTGGGCTTAGATCCCGATTTAAGTGATCAGCAGAATTATGAGGAATTGGTCGATTGCATCGTTTCGCATCAGGAATTGCTGCAGTGAGTATCGTTTAATTTATCAATtcaataagtaaggaaggggaAAGTTCGGaggtaaccgaacattttatgctctagCAATTTGCAACGATTAGAGtcggaaaaatatttcaaccaaagatttagaaatcattttattatGGATATGAGGTTAAGACGAAGATCTAGaccaattttatttacattcagCGTTGatgtcattaaaatatcacacattttgaccaacgtAAACGATTTAAGGTCAGCTGTAGAGTTAGAAATCGGGTATCGGGAACTTCTGAACGGAGCATTAACTACTTAAGCTACTTTTTTCGATAATGTCTTTGGCTCTCAATTTAAAACTGTATACATAGTTatttcatatgaaatttaaGATTGTAGTATATGGGAACTAGGCGTGGTTGTCCGATAACGCCCATTTTcctaatataacataataatatcAAGATAATGTTAtgaaccgaatttggttgaaattggtcaagttgTTCTTGCGATATAGGTTTTCCTCTAAGTATGGGCGGTGCCAAGCTCATTGTCCGATTCTTACACCGAGTACTACTACTGTATTTTTTTACAGAGTTATCGAatctttagtagttttcaacataaccgttgtATAGACTTGTTCTCAGTCTGGTTGATCCGCTTTGGtgtttttgatatatatatattaaacttattagaagATGGGTTGACGCCCACATTTGCAGCGAACCTAAAGTTCTTTATGGTTTTCGCTCATTGGCCTTTTGTGCAAAATATCTCAATACTTAGTCAAGTTATCGCTGACAAGAACAGATGgactcgtcattctgatcagtgatatatatagatatataactcaatatatatttcgttgttacaaacaaccgttaggtgaacaaaacttttttactcTGTTGTAACATgttgtgaataaaattaaattttaaaccgatTTTAGCTTACCTTCTGTCCTTTGGGTTTTAATCCATTGGTCTTACTCTGTAATCTAATATAAAACCTAAAACTTTGCGAACTGGTCGAGTGACCTAGGAGATGAAGCGCTTGTATGGAATTACAACGAAATTCCCTTTTCCAAAGTCCTTTTTCCAAAGGCCTAAGTGATCGCTTCATTTCTTTAATGCTAGTGCAATTTATTTGCTTACTATCTATTCAAGTTTGTTGGATCCAAATGTTatcggattttttttttattccgaaAAGAAAATTCACTCTATTTTTCTTGATTATCCacacatttaatatatacataatttatttgaattgctTCAACTCTAAAGGATTTCCAAAACCGTTGGCAAGATCCTTTCTCTCACCACTTTCTTTCAGTTTACTATATACGCAATTATCCTCTGCGTGTGTATGCTCAACATGTTCGTATTTGGCGACGCATCAACCAAGGTGATCACGTTGGTTTATCTCTTACCTGTATTTTGGCAGACTCTTCCCACCTGCTACCAAGCATCGATGCTCGAGGCTGACAGCGCTAAATTACCTCTAGCAATATTCCATTGTAACTGGTTGGCTTTGGATAAACGTTGCCACAAGTTGATCATTTATTTCATGCAACGCACACAGGAGGACATCTGCTTTACAGCAgtcaaattatttgtaattaatttgagAACCAATTTGTCGGTAAGTAACAACGTTAGCTTTGttttataaagttaattttgGATTCGTTCTCATTCAAGATCGCCAAGTTTTCGTTTACTTTGTATACCTTTATAAATGAAATGGGATTTGGAGAGACATTAAAGGATCGACTGGAGCAAAAGTAAATGTTTTGGAAAGgacctacaaaaaaaaactaaagcagAAATGGCACAGCAACAATACCACTTATCGAAAAAAACATACTTAGCTTacgatattattttaaaacactaGACAACTTTGTTGTAATCTTTCTTTGCACTGTAGCGATgcttaaataaacaataaactaGGTGCACTACAAAGgaatgttgtttttgtggcaTTCTTGTTGAGAAGTTCTAATTGTGGAGTCGAGGTAGTTAGACCGAAATATATGCTGCATTTAAGGCCGCGAATTATATaggtaaataatatttcattctTTACATACCTACGACCTAGTTTGTAATTACAGACTATAAAACTTCCAAATCATTGTCTAACCATACAAGTGTTCTTAAAATGGCCTTTTATATTCTCttacaatttgaaataaaattttggctTATAGAACCGTGGATATTTAGACTTTAGCTAATTTActagttttcaatttaaaatgatgtttatGAGCTCTAGGTAAATCATGTATCGAAATTGGATATCTCAGACATTAAATGAGATagttaaatggaaaattttttattcaacacTCAATTCTTGGTCCTTGTAGGTTATTTAGTGTTATATCGGCAGTTATAATTGTTGTTATAAGGTTTTTAGTATTGGTGAGCTAGCTTTATAGAAAAGAGTTAGGtaaatacttgcatatattAGTAATTAGTGTTTCTCATTTAACGATTTGACATTTTCCGGGTATTAATAAAGTCTGAAACCCCAAATAATGGTAATGTGATAAAAGGCGGATACATTAATATTAATGGagtctattttaaaaaataacatacaacacatttatttatttaatactttttatttccGTTTTGGTTTTACTCGTTATGCTAGTATATCATATGTATCATGCTCACCTAACATAATAAGGATTGTTAAATGAAGCAAATACATCATTTCAGAATATGAAAGGTTTTAAAAGGTTTAATATGGCCTATCGAGCTACCACGGCTTttagaaaattacttttttataaatctgTTACCCGAAACAAGGGTcacttgaaaaaaatgtttttacttCGACTAAACCATCTCTCTCTTTAAAGAGCTAGAACGAATATTTTTCAAcccgtaaccgaacattttatactattacAACTGACTCACATACCAccatcaatatacaatataaggagtaaagtcagctgaatgttcgaaaatcctgatatcaGCTATGTAGGGGCTAGGGCAAGTATTCAAAcgatttaattcattttagGTTAACTGgtgcaccgttattagaaaaacacgctctttcatttttattaagatGACTCACATATTGCTTGCATTActtgtcaaatttttttgaaatcggtcaagtagatcccaagatatgggttttcccctaacTGTGGGAGGTGCCAtacccattgtccaatttttgtattggctCCTCTAAAGCTTATATGTACCATCTTATACGTAAATTTCAAACTCActgacttttttatttaatgagttatcgtacttttagtagcTTTAATCAAAACCGCTATTTGGGCAGTGGGCGAGGTACACTGGTACTATAACTTTAttggtttaagagatatgcatattaaacttattaggcggcggtaccacgcccacttaaataaaatttaaactgcagatgcccctccctaatgtgatcctgtataccaaataagtgTGTGGAGCTTagtaatggcaatttatttgttttcgattaatggtgttttataAGCGTCGCAgggatccgattacgcccatctacaataccaaaggCTTATgatgccaagaaacatgtgtacctaatttcataaaaatatcttaatttttactcaagttacagcttgcacgaacggacgcgtctcttcatcctgatcatttgagCCTATAGTATCTAACTGGATTAGTTTTGGGTGCTACAAACAACGGTTAGATGAACAATACtgttatactatgtagcaacctGTTAGGAGTATAAAAAGGGACGTAGCAGGGGCCGGATAGagctattataataatataatatacatctATATTATTTgccttttactttttaaaaacctCGGCTGGGATTACCTTCAGTACTTTCaacgaattttgttttttttttggtttcgtctcgtttttggagcgccattcccTAGATTGTTGGAATTGTCGTAACCCGTAATAATGCTTTTACAGAATGTAtggtcctcagctacgttgtcgaGCCTCTCCTTTGCAAGCATTGACATGGCTGATACCGGTTTTGAGTCAAACCATAAGATATGGTGAGATCTTCTACCATCTCTCTCCTGTCAACACCCCGATTTTCAagtactgtttctttaactttttcgatgttaacgtcgttaacagaggtggatggacgactggCACTTAAATGCTTTGGGGCACCCAAATACTTGTGTTATTTAAAAAGTAGCCTTACTGAAATACTTCTGCAGCATTTTCCACGACTCATTGTGGTATAGTGTGATTTGGTTCCAAAAATTAATAAGATCGGTTTTATGATCCTATAatcatacgagtatgtatgtttgaaatattttcgttgATTAACAAGCTATTTTTGAATTAATGTCATCAAACAATGCAAATAGATTGAATATATTgtagtaatatttaataaattcaataaaccaaatggagtaaaatcaaatattttgctaaagCAAAAACTTCCCTCAGAGGATTAAGAGTCTTCTTAATAAatactatttcttttttttactattttatataatttaactaGAATTtgtttcaattcaatttaaatattttatgaaaactcCTAGATATATATGACTTttgatttatgaaaattttctgAGAAAGTTTTCCGACAACGGATTCTATTAAGATTTTCTGAATGGTTGCGTCGTTCGTATTACGGTCATATTAGAATAATTCCTCAACTTGCAATCTTTGATATTGCCATATTGCAAACCATTTTAAAACGGACTAAactcatttttataccctgaacaaggtatattaagttttcaacCAACCCAAACGGTAACGTTGGAGGGAGTGTCAAAAATAATGAGTGTATTTTTTTCCGGTTCGTACTCTGAAATATtcgttgatagacacctctcagaaaaacttaattaattgtaacgggaaggtcgtCCGCCTAACGgctttctattttttcttattatcagatagaaaatttcatatctcgcttccaactacttgaaaaaatatttcgtttcatagattttgtaggaaatggAATGGTCTAATAAATGGTACCTTATGGTTTTCGGTTAGGTTAAACGATaataacggttgaagtttgactatttttaaggcaaatttaattttttcttttgaattttataactcaatgaaaggaaaccattttaaattgcaaagttcATAGTCTTGAAGGAAATtttctgctctacaaaaataGAAAGCCGTTAGGCGGATAAACTTCCCGTTAGAGCTCATatttggagagcctttcttagaggtgtctatcaaccaatttttcagagtacgaagcgaaaaaagACTTTCGACTTTTTGACTCAAcctagtatatataaatgatcaacgtgaccaGCTAAATCGAATTGGCCACGcccatctgtccgtctgtctgtctgtatatatacgaactagatagtttttgagatatcgatctgaaattttgcacacgtcctcttCTCATTAAGAAGCTacttatttgtcgaaaccgtcaaacaaactgaccgatccaaacaaagtgcttgtattgaaaacttatttatttgacaagatatcattaaatttagcatagagtattgtccaaggcaacgctacaatctccgagaAAAGTGGCCGGTTTTGatatttaattatacatacttgtatagttgttaaaagaaatgtatctgtaaagggtattacagcttcggcgcaaccgacgttaacattttttcttgttttcgacCGAATACGCTGTAATAAttagttaataatttaaataaaaggtcaaaaattgcttcaaaaattattttttttggaccCATTGAGGTTCTCTTACCATAATCTCGTTCCATAACATAGGATATCTAGATTCTCAAGTTAATTAAAGAATTTGGAAAAATCTGGCAAGCCCGcaagaatatttaatattagaaaaaattttctaaaacctTTTTACTTAAAAGGTCATTTAGTTAAGGTATCAACGctgttgatttaaaattttcgaatgtGTGACAACCCCAGTACTATTTGATACTACTATCTTTCTTAAACCATTTTAGCTAAACAcctcttttattttaaaacaaaaaaacacttaaCATATCAATtgtgttaaattatttaaaaatacttattaaaGCAGGTGGAATCCTCGTAGCTTTTTTCGATTCCCAagcctatttatatattttcttactcaatgtgtacttaaatttattatttaggtTACTACCTATCTTTAAAATGTTGGCAACCTTCTACAAAAACTCTTTTCGTATAACCTTATgagttcaattatatatttcattgaACACTACTGTATTTCCGTACATGAATTTATAAGTTTAACTCTTCACTATAATACTGTTGAGTATCCTTCCCGTTAAACCAGCATGACGCATTGTCAAATCGAAGGACGAAAAATTCGTTCCGTATTTGTTtgtcatatatttaaaatttattttgtgtatttgtgtaagtAAACACTCTTGAGAAATCTTCTTTGTATTTACGTAATCAAATATCGGAGAAAAATATGAAGTTATGAGTATTCGTTTaagtaacattttatttaagttaCTCACCTCTCAGTTgttcaataacaacaataaaccaTGGCACAcacaattttatgttattaatttttttcgatttttattttttttacatatcttTTATTTTCACTATCTCCACTTTATCACTTATTTTCTTCTGCAACATtggcaaaacaattttttttattcattttcttCGTTGTTTCTTTGTCGTTATTCAATTCATTCAACAATTGTAaagggttttgtttttgtagctgtcAAAAGAGTTACTTGTGTAGTGTACGTATATAAAATAACACTGACTGAcagtgcaaaacaaaaaaaaaaaaaaaacgggacAAATGCACAAATAAATGCCTGACTGGTGACAACTGAAAAGGTTCGCGTAAAGTGTAACAACAGCTTTCGAGTGTGCAAGTATTTTGTATTaaagcgcctaaaagtatgcgtACGCATGAGTGCTTACAGAAATGTGTAAAAGTATTTGGGGGTGTCCTGTCTTGttgttttattcgtttttttttattgttggagGATGctaaacacatattttacagCAACACCcagtaaagcaaaaaaaatttcaaacaatttattaGTAATATCAGCGCTATCTATGGCCCACACTCTAACTATAAGTGGTCTTTAAGAAATgtccattatattatattaattgacTCAAATATTACCCTTACGGAACAGTAAATTCTGATtttgcttttgaattttaaggttttcaaGTTAAGGGAttgtattcttttgaatttcaaagaaacgaattgcatatatgtagaaagtatatatatttgagaatattttccggatttgtaagaattttttaacttgtgTAACACCTCAGTGTTAACGGAAAAATTCTCCGAAACGGTTGACGAATCGACTTGAAACTTTTACACGACCTTCTACATATTTTTCAGGGAATGActacatttttgataataatttcgattttaaagAGTAAAGTACAAATTTCATTTCCTATTCCTCGAGATAATATACTTAGTTCTTTTACTTTCACTGAAGCCTTCAAACGATTCGGCCATTGATCCATAGCGGCACGCATAGTATCTATTAGTATTAATGACGCTGctcaaaccaaaaattttttcaaactttccaAATTTCTGTGGGGTATTGGACAGGCCATGTTCTCCAACTCTGACCACAAACTGTAGTCTAATGGATTCAAATCTGGACTTCCAGACGGAATCTTGATGGAAGACCCAATGCTCTCCATCGAAGAGAGTATTGCCTAACTGTATTACAAAGCCTTCTTAAACATCGTGCTGGCGCACTTTTGCTCAAGTTTTAACCTCTTTTTGCACAGACTTCCCACCCTTGCAGTAGACTTCCCACCAAACCTTTACAACAGCAGGTGTATGGTGACCAATTTAAAGCTTTAGAATACAAGTTTTTGAATCTTTCGGAGTTTCTTCGAAGATTTTGTCGATACACTTGTTAAAGAGTTCTTCAACATTGAAAATTTGTTCATCTGTAAATACTTTCATGGCCGTCGTCGCTTGCACCTCTAGAGTCTAATTTGCTTATGGCTGAATTGGTTCGACCCACGTGAGGACGACTACTCCTCTTTTGTTTATCAACTGAAAACGTTTGGAAAAATGGATCCATATTGAGGTAAACAAATATTCTCGAAatgttaagttttttaaaaagctCATAGATTTCACTTGAGCTTTTTCCACGCTTTTGCCCCCCACCTCATtaactaaatgaaaaatatgtgatataaattcaaccgaagagttaaatttaatataatgagttgatgtaaAAACGTCAACTAGAAGaccgaaattcattatattagagatATAAGGTTTAGACCAAAGTCTATAcctttattaggtatatgggggctaaggaacgCATTGAgccgatttaatccatttttgtAAAAACAGACAAACTAATATCAGAAAGGGACTCTCTCcgaattgcaaaaatatatatcaacgATTGCCTGATATTTCTGGTGAAAAGTTAGCAATAGACACTGGGATCCCCATATTAGTATCTGTGGGCTTGAAGAGTTTTGGTCCGATCTTGAGAATTTTTAGACGTGAGGTGTCATACCTtgaaggcactattcgtgcaaagttttatccgaatatattagttagtgcttgatttgtgtctAGTAGTTCCAGAGATATATCATTTCCCCTCAATGTGGTCGATGCCAGGCCGATCGTCCAATTTTTACATCGGCTCTTAATAAGCCCCCTTGTTCCATCTCTGATgaaaaacttaatgtctctgacggatttagttattgatttttgacacttttagtagcttttcatcatcatcagattttacctattttcacactgtctaaGAGGTGTCGAATTAATTTGTCCTGTGCAAGTTTGAGTGATATAAATTTAATGGTttgggatatatatatatatatataaaatatttttgtatcttaatttgcggcttagttaagtaaatttttcaagttttcgtgtaatagcattttgtgggcgtggcaatagtTTGATTACGGCCATCTACCATACCGAATTTTTTATGATGGCAAGGAACATGTATATTAAGTTTCATcctgatattttaatttttacgcaAGCACTGATACTACAGCTTGcacgaacagacggacggacagactgacagtcacccgaatttcaactcctATCGTcattctgattatttatattgttcatacttgtatataacctCATATCTGTCTCGAcaatatgttgcaagtgtatacaAATAATGGCATTTTTTTCTGCGAGTTTGTCCTCGGAGTatgcattgtaaactttttaaCACAATTTATGGCAGGACTATGTACTTTATGATCAGCGATTTTTGAGTTTGGAATAGCATGAATAACATCTTTGTTGGAAAGCTTTTGTCATCGAGCTTTCTGGCTTGCAAACAGTGAAAGCTTGATGAAAGGTAAGCTTATGAGTGGCCGTACATGTTTCTTTCTCTTTTCACTTCTaaaacaaagtaaatattttttaacagtttttaaaACTTCTTTGTTTCAGTATATCTTTTTTCTAACTCTGTTTTGGCTCAGTGGGTGAAATACTATATTCAGTATTTTTATAATGGAAACGCCAAATGTACGACatatgaaagtaaaaaaattattgaaaacatatttgtaaCGCATCAGTAAACATTTTATTGCTTCGCCAGCCTACTCGGCCCTCGACCACAAAAAGGCAAGGCTATACGGACCATTTGTAAGTGCGCTTAAAACGagcagacatacatacaaatgtacgtacgagtatatgtgAAAGCATTTGCGGCTTGTCAAAAAGGGAATTGTCATGGCATTTATGTGTCACCTTATCTGCGCATATAACACTTATTGTAGATGGTGTGGAAATATTCATGTATACTAGACATGTCTCTCTTACGAGTCGCCATTTGAAAAgttgtgaaaataataaaaggtAATGTGTGAATATAACCCAAAAATTGTGGATGATTGTAAGTATGTTAACGTGAATTCAATTCATCGAAAAAGGATACAACGATTGGGAGTATTTCAATTGGATAggatgtgtttgtatatactcGTAAGGTTGCTCACTCTATAATGTAAAACTAGTATGAATCTCAAAGCCAATTAGCTAGTCTAAAAGTCTTTCATCATACTAGAATGAGGACTTGCTTCCGTGGCTGTGTTAAACGATGTGTAATTGGCCTGAGTCCGGCCAGAAGTACTATAGTAGTTTGGAATAGTAGTCC
The sequence above is drawn from the Bactrocera oleae isolate idBacOlea1 chromosome 5, idBacOlea1, whole genome shotgun sequence genome and encodes:
- the LOC106626234 gene encoding odorant receptor 7a — protein: MRKIADLFYGRGKDDFETTESFVLLSRGWTTAGFLPRKPKRIINIIHQLICWSCILSCPYLFFSGVAKTMSSLPITIVLSHFGVAINSIVFPLKAVYIKANIDHLHDTGKIFKALDRRYQRPQDQMQIRNSVKICTQIFVIFCIVYWLYGTSSWLVALCIHEYPHGNYLPFVDWLPESNLRFWLHFIFEVALLYELLQMSLTMDSFPALYIRSIRTHINLLTDRVSRLGLDPDLSDQQNYEELVDCIVSHQELLQISKTVGKILSLTTFFQFTIYAIILCVCMLNMFVFGDASTKVITLVYLLPVFWQTLPTCYQASMLEADSAKLPLAIFHCNWLALDKRCHKLIIYFMQRTQEDICFTAVKLFVINLRTNLSIAKFSFTLYTFINEMGFGETLKDRLEQK